A window of Phragmites australis chromosome 15, lpPhrAust1.1, whole genome shotgun sequence genomic DNA:
TTCTCCATTTGCATtcacgcacgcacgcatgcaGATCAAGCAGTGGATAGCTAGCAGCAGCGTGAAACAGAGGCCTGGGGGTCGTTAATCCAAGAAGAAACGATTCAGATCCTTCTTTACCGACGGCACAAACGCGTAAAAATCGCGCGAAAAATGATGGAGAAGGGGAATGGATCGCCGCAGCAGCGTACAAATTTTCATGCTGTAATAGATTGTTGTCTTTATAGGGAAAAATGAGAAAGAGAAGCTGCTGCATGGGGTGGTCGGTAAATGAAACAACGACCACCCCATGATCCcaaaaaaatcatggagaagGGGCTTTGGTCGATGCAGCATCGTGCAAAATTTTGGCCCATTGTACGATCACTACAGGGGAAatgaaaaagagaaatttttagGCGGCATACAGTCTTGAATCCTGACCTGATAAGCGATGCCTAAGATCAAAAAAATAACTGATAAGCGATGCGCTTATACAGTCCTGGTTGACAACATTTCGACTCAACGTTTGCATGTGTTTTTTGAGGGAAATGGATTTGCCGATTCGGCCTGGTGAAGGAAGCAAAAATTTTACGAACatcttttttttcatcttttcttgATGCTCCTTTTCTGTCTGCAAGTGACTGAATTCTACAGTAATTTTCCCCTTTCTGTGTAGTGGCATTTTACTCCAAGGTCCAAAAATATATAATCAAGATAACTTGATGGAGGAGACTTATCTTCTGCAGATGACAACGCAGCGGCAATTTCATCTGCATGTTGTGGGATTTTTGGCCACACACGAATTACTAGAACCTATGACAGGCGCATAATTTTGGCCACAGTTTTTGTAagattattctttttttaagagCCATTTAACAGAACCTATGACAGGCGCATAATTCAACAGACGCACCGCGTGCGCACCGGCACATTAGAATGCAGATTAAGGTCTACAGATGGTGAACAATGGCAAACAAATCAAGCAATCTTCTCAAATGGGCAGAGCCGAACACATGCGAGATTACAGTTTAGgcagaaggagaagaaaactgaaaaaagaaaaaagaaaatggaatCCTAGCAACATATGATGGCTTTCCTAAAACAAAGAGAGAATGGAATCCTAGCGACACATGATGGCTTTCGGCTAGAAGGCCGGCGATAACATTGATCAGCATTTTAAGAGCCATTTACTATTGGTCCCTCGTCATTTCATCTTCATAAAATTCCTGTACTCCAATTGTTTCATGTCGCCTGCTTTCACCGGGTCAAACTTGCATCGGTAGAAGCTGCACAAACACAATCACAAAGGTCAAGAGTCACAACAAACAATCGTCAGACATGACACATCTATCTGCAAAAATAGCATCAGAATTATATGACAGATCGAGGAATTTGACTCGCCTTCCATCCATGCCGATGATGAGGACGGTATGCGGTTCATGGCTGAACGCCACCAAGTACTTAACTCCTTCACGTAGACGGAACTTTGCCAGCGAGCAATCTTGCTTGAAATATCTCGGGACCTGAACGAAACCTGAAGTATATCGAAGAACATATCCGTGTTTCAGTCACAATTAAATCAACACGTTGCGTTCTTCAGAGATAAAAGGTGCACAAACAGCAAACTATTCAAGCTAAACATAGACAGTGTGTTCAGATTTCATAAAGTACTGAGTCGAGCAAAGAGTATTAccacttaagaaagagcgagacCATCCCTGGTTGGAATTTGCAGCAGACGCTGTGTTGGGGCCGTCAGGATTATCGCCGTCCTCCGGTGTCCAGGATGTTAAATCCACTTTGACGCTGAAGACGTGAATTGTCCCCTTGTCGCTGGAGGCCGCCAGCCACTTGGAATCAGGAGAGAATGCCATGCAGTGGATGTCTGCTCTGTCAGCACCCCTTCTCAGCTTCAGGGACACGAACAATGTGTTTGAtaagattaagtgactaaataTCTTCGAATTGAATCTTAAAGCAGTGTGTGCGTAGCTGGAGAATTGAAAGGCAATGTGTAAAACTGGACTTCGGGCAGTTTGTGAACACATTCAGAGTCCGATCTACAGACAAAATTAACAGCTAGCAATTTTTCCTTGCCGTGCACTGTAAAATTCAGGCACATTCACAGTGTACAGTCGAGTTTAGCGTCCTAAAAAATCTTAGCTTGGTGTGTAATCAGTATTGATCTATACTAATTACTTTTAGCTAATAATTTTTTACCATATCTTAGTAGTTAgataaaacaaaacaaatatgCGACTCAAGTCCTTTTGGCTGCCCAAGTAAAGGTCGTCGCGGACTCTCAAACACGGCGGCCTCACCTCTTGGAGCAACATGCCATCGGCGGCGCGGAAGACACGCAAGATGGTGCCCTTGACGCTGGCCGTGGCCACGAGCCGGCCGTCCCAGGACATGGCCAGGCACGCGAGGTGCGACGAATGCGCGGGGATGGACAGGGGGCAGAACTCGCCCGCCCACCGCTCCACGTGCACCTGCCCAACCACAGCGCTGGGGCAGGCGAACGCCAACGGCGCGCCATTGCCGCCCTGCGACACGGCGCAGAGGCCGAGGATGTTGCCAGCCCCTGTCTCCACCCGGTGCAGCACGCCGCCGTCCTTCTCGGGGCCGTACACGTCCACGCGGCCGTCGAGGACGAGCACGACCTTGTCGCCGTGGACGCGCACCGCCCGCACCTCGGCGCCGGCCTCGATCTCCGCCTGCCAGTCGTGGTACCGCCAGTGGTAGTTCAAGAAGCCCGGCTGCCACCGCCTGATGGCGAACGCGGGCTTGCAATCAGGGCGCCCTGCCGTGACGCGACTCACGACGGTGCAAGTCGAAGTCTTCACGTGGAGCATGTCGCCGCCGGCGACAACGATGGTCCTCTTCGCGTCTTTCTCCAAGTAGAGGCCGCGCAGCTTGAAGGTGTCGCAGCAGAGCCAGTGGACCGTGGAGGCGTCTGCCGCTATGATGCAGGACGCGTCGCGGCTAAAGGAGAGGTGGACAagaggcggcgacggcgggggaGGATTAGGCCTGGTCCTAGTCTCGCCGGCGGAGGCTACGGCTTGGCGGTTTGTTGGCGTATCGGAGGACGCCATTGTTGTCAACTAACTAGCAGGCCTGATCCTACGCGCCTTCTTGTTTCATCGAAAAAGTAGGCGGCGGAAACACGAGGTACGTGAAAGAGAAGATCAAAACGCAGTCAGGCAGCAGCTGAAGCAAAAAATTCGGCTGGTCCTTCTTGCGAAAGGATGAAGTGCTTTGCATATGGGTTTAATGATAACATGAGAACAAGAGGCGGATAAGATTCAATTCACCCTTCATATAATGGCGCCGATATTTTAATTAGTTAAGATTACGTATGATCCGGTAGTGTAAtttaaaagaaaatcaagaaaaggAGATGTTTGTTTGAGCAGAGCAGATGTTGTATATGacgcaacaaacaagataatCAGTGTTGTCATGGACTTAGGTACTTAGTAACTACTAGTATCGTAGTTTGTAAATACAGGTGATGTCACACGTACCTCCTGAAGCTTCTTGCCGTCGGTGGTGCTGAAGATGCGCAGGAGCGTGCCCTTGGAGCCGGCGGTGGCGAGCAGCCGACCGTCACGGGACAGCGCGACGCACGCGATGCTCGAGTTGTGCGCGGGCACGTCGACGCGGCAGCCCCTGGGCCGCCGGACCTGCACCTCGCCCTTGGCCGGCAGCGGGCAGGCGAGCACGAATGCCTGGGCGCCGCGGTCCACCTGCGCCAGCGCGCACAGCCCCAGCGGGTTCGGGCCCGTGTCAAACCCATTGGTTCGCTTCACCCCGCATCTTGACATCTCGTGGACCGTCACCTTGTCCTCGCCAGCGACGAGGACATGGCTCCCGACATGGCGGACGGCGCGCACGACGCCGCGGCAAGAGGGGCCCATGTCCTCGCTCATCATCTGGCGGTACAACTCGCTCCAGTACCTGATCTTGTCACTTCGGCCGGAGCTGTCGGCGGCGTCGGCCGACTCCCTGAATACGACGGCCACGAGATGCCCCGAGAGGATTACGTCGGCGGAGGTCACCTCGCCGGCGGAGCCGGAGCTGTCCGGGGAGGCAAAGCTGCTCTTGCTGAACACGTGCTCCAAGGGGCTGCAGGAGAAGACGCGGATGCCAGTGGCCGTGGCCGCAACGAAGTGGGTGGCCTTGCTGTTGAACGCGACGTGCACCAGCGAatcagcggcggcggagggagaCGCCATTGTCATCGATCGTGTGCTGAACGGGAGAGCTTCACGCATCCAGGTTCATATAAATTGCTTGTTGCCTTAAAACGAAGTGTCCAAGAACTCGAGGTCCTAACCGTGTCGAACTAGGAAATCGACTGTTGTACTGGCCCGTAGTCCGTACAACACGTTGCACCATGACACGCACGATCGCCGGTTTGACTCGCCTTGCATGGAGCAAAAGTGGTAATTTTACTTGTGCACGGTCCCTCCGCCGTCGATCGGCGTGGTACCCGGTGTTGTAAGCCGCCGCGTCTGACATCATCTCGCCGGCCGCGAAACAAGCAGCACGGCCACGTGCCCAGCAGACGACGGAGGCAAATGCAGAACGACATCGCCGGAAGCGCACGGAAGAGGCAGCGATTGGGGCAGATAGGCATAAGGCGGGGGGTAGAACGACCACGGCACCGGGTACGTGAGGACGGGCTCATCGGATCTGGCCGGGGACTCTTGTAGCGCGACGACGTGGTCCAGGCAGTGCGTACGACGCGTTGGGCATTCCGCGCGGACGCGAGCTGCGGCGGGTATGGACCAGGCCCACCAGGGTCGCACGCGGCGGAGCCGGTGGGGACGTCGGCGAGGGGCACGATGGGTACCTCGCCGACGTCGCGATCGTCGAGGGCGCGCTTCGTGCGGTGGGAGGAACATTGAACCGGAGCTAGCGTCTCGTTCCAGAACGGACGGCGCCCGCCGTAGGCGTGCGGCTGAGTGCTGGTGTTAGAGTCCTCCATTGATCAATCCCAAATATCAACCCAACTGTGTGACGCCCGTTTTCCTTGCCGCGGTCCAGCCCAGCCGTCGCCCGCTTTCGGCCCAATCGCCCGCGCGCCGCTGCCCAGTGGGACCCACCCGCCAGCTCCTTCGTCCCCGCAGCCCCGCGCGCGCCGTATCCGAACCGAACCCGCAGCTTCCGCGCGCCGAATCCGATTTCGCCGCGCCGTCCGCCCTACGCGCTGCGCCCCGCAACAACCCGCGCCTGCCTCGCCCATATATTCCCAGCAGCGCCGCCTTCTTTCCCCCCTGCACACGCGCAAGAACACCCGAGAAGCCGagcgccatagccgccgccgtcgccgagccatCCGCCGCGCCAAGCCCTCCCCGCCGcgtccgagctcgccgccagctTCGCAGTAGCGGGAGGAACTCGTTTTGCTGCTCGCCGAAGTCTCTCCGCCGCCGGACCGAGTTCTCTCCGCTCGCCGGTAAGCGCCGCCGCCCTTCACCGTCGCTAGCAGCGCCCGAAGCTTCCCGCGGCCAACTAACCCCCCCTCCGGCACCTTATGTCCCCCAGGAAGCTTCCCCGCCCGTCGGATTCgcctctccgccgtcgcagccggGTCCCCGTCGActtccgagcgccgccgcccgccattgtCGTCGCCCGTCGCCGTCAAGACCTCCCCGGCCGTCGACAAGCacccggtgagcttccccgtgcccTCCCCGTTCGGTTGCGCCTTTTTCCCGAAGAGTTGGCGGTCGGTAGCGTTAGATTGCGTTTCTCCGGCGATCCTCCGGCGAGatccgaggcggcgccgccgtgtTCCGATCGCCGCCGGCCTGTTTTCCCCCAATCAatctcagccgtcggatccccTTTGAACGCTCCTGATTAGATCGCAAATACCCCTTCGCAACCCAGTAGAAagccgccacgtgtccctctttaatccagtcagcagTCAAGACACCTCAGCGCGCCACGTGGATGTccctgtcctacgtggcagagcccagtcagcagtggatgcccagtcagcagccagTCAGCCTGTGACGTCAGCATTGCGcattaattaggattttcagtataaaaagaaTTCCACCTATTCTCGGATAATAGGGAGATTTGCAAGGAGACCCCTAGGCTTCACTGTTTTTGCATTTAGGCCCTTAGATAGTTCTGGATAATTGCAATTTGGCCCCTGGACTATaggataattgcaattaggcccctggattttagggtaattatgtttaggtccctgaactttgcacttaagcccctagaactatCTGTTTTGCAATTTAGACCCTGCAAACTTTCAGAAAAGTCCCTGTAGAGTAGAATTagtgtaacttttccatacgacctccgatttaggtgattttcgcgctcccgagatcgtagcagcgtgtactttccgttcttagcctttttagagttagtttctcctgtttagtgtgttgtacttagctgttttgttatttctttccggtgtgttcttcggcttaggaggagagcagagtgACAGCattcaagaccaagttttcgaagaTTCTGAGCAGCCAacttacgaaggcaagtgtccttgatcaccttgatttaaccatagatcattatagtttacttttccttagttgcatgcttgtctaattttgaatcccatgaatagggttactagaatttgtatggccattccttgtagcctttttggggttttgggtcctgtaaaagggtagtcatgctagtgcagtcatggattagaatcattatgaactttgattaataactatGGAATAAGTACTTGGGAGaattgataatcttgtagtaacttgaatttagggatcccaactggatggctagtgTGTGGTGGAGCTATACAGCAGGGTTTGtgtatgttcttgtgtgggatcctaaggaccggttcttggagcctgtaacctggcaaaacagcacaaccatgaggcctatatgggtacggcctggctaagtaattagtgttcttcgcattctgtacgcaccaatggtgGGTttggtggcacaagagggggcctctgcagtggatgggatccctgttagcggtgaaacctcagtgggtgcttatagatgtggagatactttgtaacagccttgtagtgagaccccggccatacaccccggaagtgtaaggcaaaaagggaatcacgactcgtgggtaaagtgtgcaaactctgcagagtaaataactgatcgatcagccgtgctcacggtcaagagcggcttggacttcttcaggattagatgggaactttaagggttggtttgggtagtcaggtggtggtactcccgatgagtcggtagccggatatgggatatctggtgagtctggtagtcggatggaatccgatgagttatgttcttatattgttggaataaaatctagtaaataggattgctaggttgtttgagtCTGTTTTAGCTGAGCATAGTCGCAGTAAATTCCCAAGTTGAACTTTCCTtcaatagcctgcatgtcatattttttcctccacttgctgagtactttatgtactcacgcttgcctttttccctaccgtcggatgctgctcagaaggggaagtcttcgaggaagtcccgggcgaggacgctgatttctagaaggaagaaggcgttgattgaagaccatgtcctaggctggtgtttcccccggacaacgcctgtggatggatgggtgttccgctgccaattgaagatttattagtattttctttcagacctacgggtccttttgtaaggattgtttacgttatttaagacacagtttatgttatcactaatgacgtcgctgcatgtatgtaaacttgatcctggcatacatgtggaatacatctggttgtttcctttaaaaccgggtgtgacaaactGGTACAAATCCAGGATACAAATTGGATTCTAGCGACCTCAGGGAGAGGGAGGCCTCAATCAGCTAAGCAATTAGGATCGAGGGATAGAGAATCAGAGTTGGGGAAGGAAGAGAAGCTCTACACctagagaggaggaagaagagcaggaACGAGGGGAGGAGACGTATTGTCGTCTGTTCTAATGTTCGATGCCTCCTGCAGTTGCTGGCCGGCATGGCTCTCGAACTCTCCGAAGGGGGCAGCTTCGCGATCAAGCCGGAGCTGCTGTTCCTGGCGGTAAGCCATGAGGGCACCCAGTACGTCTGCTTCGCCGTCGCCCCGGACGAGCACATGACGGTGTGAGTATCAAATTGGTGCCGTACATCTATTAATTCCCTGGTATCCACCATTCCTCACTTCAAATCCTTGTATGCAGTTGTCGGTGGAGTTAGGGTAATATTGTCGTCTTGAGGTTAGGTGCTaggttttttatttgaagtcacgTATTTGTTAAGATTTTTGGGTCTAGTTTTCTTATAAACTAGAACAATtaccttttttttaatatatgtaaacCCAGGAAAAGAGGTGGATTGGGTATTAAAGACTTAACCAAAATGAACAATGTTTTGATATGTAAATGGTGGTAGAGGCTTGAAAAATTTGATGGCCTTTGGCAAGCCATTGTTAGGGAAAAAAATACCTCATTAATACTTATATCTCTTTAGTTAAATATAAATT
This region includes:
- the LOC133892439 gene encoding autophagy-related protein 18a-like, whose translation is MEDSNTSTQPHAYGGRRPFWNETLAPVQCSSHRTKRALDDRDVGEVPIVPLADVPTGSAACDPGGPGPYPPQLASARNAQRVVRTAWTTSSRYKSPRPDPMSPSSPLPFSTRSMTMASPSAAADSLVHVAFNSKATHFVAATATGIRVFSCSPLEHVFSKSSFASPDSSGSAGEVTSADVILSGHLVAVVFRESADAADSSGRSDKIRYWSELYRQMMSEDMGPSCRGVVRAVRHVGSHVLVAGEDKVTVHEMSRCGVKRTNGFDTGPNPLGLCALAQVDRGAQAFVLACPLPAKGEVQVRRPRGCRVDVPAHNSSIACVALSRDGRLLATAGSKGTLLRIFSTTDGKKLQELRRGADRADIHCMAFSPDSKWLAASSDKGTIHVFSVKVDLTSWTPEDGDNPDGPNTASAANSNQGWSRSFLSGFVQVPRYFKQDCSLAKFRLREGVKYLVAFSHEPHTVLIIGMDGSFYRCKFDPVKAGDMKQLEYRNFMKMK